One segment of Aquimarina sp. BL5 DNA contains the following:
- a CDS encoding NAD(P)/FAD-dependent oxidoreductase: MEHIVIIGNGISGVTAARHIRKMSDKKITLVSAETDYFFSRTALMYVYMGHMKFEHTQPYENWFWKKNRIELKKGYVSKVDHQKSQLIFDSGENLKYDKLIIATGSKPNKFGWPGQDLDGVMGMYHKQDLENLEKYAPTNKVCKRAVIVGGGLIGIELAEMLNSRGIPVTFLVREDSFWNGVLPPGESGMINRHIKNHHIDLRLGMNLKEIIADDNGKVKAAVIQETGEVIDCDVVGLTAGVSPNVNFLKDSGIELGRGIKVNRFLETNIPNIYAIGDCAEQHEAIGNRRPIEAVWYTGRMMGETVAQTICGNKLEYKPGHWFNSAKFLDIEYQTYGWVFGKPKEYEAQFHWIHKDDTKCITVSYHKETREFLGINTFGIRMRHETFDKWLTEKKDVDYVMEHLAEANFDPEFFKHFEKDILNAFQKQQTINA, translated from the coding sequence ATGGAACATATTGTAATTATCGGCAACGGAATTTCTGGTGTTACTGCTGCGAGGCATATCCGGAAAATGTCTGATAAAAAAATTACCCTTGTATCTGCCGAAACAGATTATTTCTTTTCTCGTACAGCATTAATGTATGTCTATATGGGGCATATGAAATTTGAACACACCCAACCCTATGAGAATTGGTTCTGGAAAAAAAATCGAATTGAATTGAAAAAAGGGTATGTTTCTAAAGTAGATCACCAAAAAAGTCAGTTAATTTTCGATAGCGGAGAAAATCTGAAATATGACAAACTTATTATTGCCACAGGCTCAAAACCAAACAAGTTTGGGTGGCCAGGTCAGGACTTAGATGGTGTAATGGGAATGTATCACAAACAAGATCTTGAAAATCTTGAAAAATATGCCCCTACTAATAAGGTTTGTAAAAGAGCAGTAATTGTGGGAGGTGGATTAATAGGTATAGAATTAGCAGAAATGCTAAACTCCCGAGGTATTCCTGTTACTTTTTTAGTAAGAGAAGATAGTTTCTGGAATGGCGTTCTTCCTCCTGGAGAAAGTGGAATGATTAATAGACATATAAAGAATCATCATATTGATCTTCGTTTAGGGATGAATCTAAAGGAAATTATTGCTGACGATAACGGAAAGGTTAAAGCAGCAGTAATTCAGGAAACTGGAGAAGTCATTGATTGTGATGTTGTAGGTCTAACCGCTGGTGTATCTCCAAATGTAAATTTCTTAAAAGATTCTGGCATTGAACTGGGAAGAGGTATCAAAGTAAATCGCTTTCTAGAAACAAACATTCCTAATATTTATGCGATTGGAGATTGTGCAGAACAACACGAAGCTATAGGAAACAGAAGACCTATCGAAGCTGTTTGGTATACGGGCAGAATGATGGGCGAAACAGTTGCGCAGACTATATGCGGAAATAAATTAGAGTATAAGCCGGGGCATTGGTTTAATAGTGCTAAGTTTCTAGATATCGAGTATCAGACCTATGGATGGGTGTTTGGAAAACCTAAAGAATACGAAGCACAATTTCATTGGATACACAAAGATGATACAAAATGTATTACCGTTTCTTACCATAAAGAAACTCGAGAATTTCTTGGTATAAATACTTTTGGAATACGAATGCGTCATGAAACATTTGACAAGTGGCTAACAGAGAAAAAAGATGTAGACTATGTTATGGAGCATCTGGCAGAAGCCAATTTCGATCCTGAATTTTTTAAACATTTCGAAAAAGATATTTTAAATGCTTTTCAAAAGCAACAAACAATAAACGCATAA
- a CDS encoding DUF547 domain-containing protein, with translation MKKIIFLLTFLTVTIGSAQNTADFFTKSDAFFKKHVTKGKVDYKSIKNDPTTLNELLDIAAGASVSKNDSKTFQAFFINGYNLSVIKGIVDNYPTKSPLDIKGFFDKTKYTLGGKTTTLNDLENKILRKNFPTEARFHFALVCAGLGCPPIISEAYTPSLLEKQLQRQTTIALNNPNFIKVKGKKVQLSKIFEWYKGDFTQNGSEIDYVNQFRKEKIPTNAKVSYYPYNWSLNSIK, from the coding sequence ATGAAAAAAATAATTTTCTTATTGACTTTTCTTACGGTCACTATTGGTTCTGCACAAAACACAGCCGATTTTTTTACTAAGTCAGATGCTTTTTTCAAAAAGCATGTAACTAAAGGAAAAGTTGATTATAAGTCCATCAAAAATGACCCAACTACATTAAATGAATTATTAGATATAGCTGCTGGTGCGAGTGTTTCTAAAAATGACTCCAAAACTTTTCAGGCGTTCTTTATAAATGGATATAATTTGTCTGTGATAAAAGGAATTGTTGATAATTATCCAACAAAGTCTCCACTAGATATCAAGGGCTTTTTCGATAAAACCAAATATACTTTAGGAGGTAAAACGACAACCTTGAATGATCTTGAGAATAAAATATTAAGAAAAAACTTCCCAACCGAAGCTCGTTTTCATTTCGCATTAGTGTGTGCTGGATTAGGATGTCCTCCAATAATTTCTGAAGCTTACACTCCTTCATTATTAGAAAAACAACTGCAACGCCAGACAACGATAGCATTAAATAACCCTAATTTCATAAAAGTTAAAGGAAAAAAAGTGCAGCTTTCTAAGATATTCGAATGGTACAAAGGCGATTTTACCCAAAATGGTTCAGAAATAGACTATGTAAATCAGTTTAGAAAGGAAAAAATTCCGACGAATGCAAAAGTATCTTATTACCCATACAATTGGAGTCTAAATAGTATCAAATAA
- a CDS encoding glycoside hydrolase yields the protein MKRFFILLISLICCGCSGQKSKINGISFVASPKEISETNIDPVVNVKANWAAVMPFGFVKNLKEPSVVFNIERQWWGERADGAKQTIELLNQKRIKVMLKPQIWVWKGEFTGNISMDSEEDWNTFENSYEDFIMLYARLGQEMKVPVLCIGTELHTFVQKRPTYWRQLIKKIRSVYKGKLTYAENWDQFANVPFWNQLDYIGVDAYFPVSDSKTPTIEELREGWQQHKSKIETLQETIVKPVLFTEYGYRSVHYTGKEPWDSNRIHGNVDLLAQSNALTALYEEFWKEPWFAGGFLWKWYHNHDEVGGEDNNRFTIQNKPAEKLIQSLYKDD from the coding sequence ATGAAAAGATTTTTTATACTGCTGATTAGTTTAATCTGTTGCGGTTGTTCTGGTCAAAAATCTAAAATTAACGGAATTAGTTTTGTAGCATCACCTAAAGAGATAAGCGAAACCAATATAGATCCGGTTGTAAATGTAAAGGCTAATTGGGCAGCGGTAATGCCCTTTGGTTTTGTTAAAAATTTAAAAGAACCTTCGGTTGTTTTTAATATAGAAAGACAATGGTGGGGAGAACGGGCAGATGGAGCAAAACAAACTATAGAGTTACTAAATCAAAAGAGGATCAAAGTAATGTTGAAACCTCAGATTTGGGTTTGGAAAGGAGAGTTTACGGGTAATATTTCTATGGATTCTGAAGAAGACTGGAACACTTTCGAGAATTCTTATGAAGATTTCATAATGTTATATGCTCGATTAGGCCAAGAAATGAAAGTTCCTGTTTTATGTATTGGAACTGAATTGCACACTTTTGTGCAAAAAAGACCTACTTACTGGAGGCAACTCATAAAGAAGATAAGATCAGTATATAAAGGAAAGTTGACGTATGCGGAGAATTGGGATCAGTTTGCTAATGTTCCGTTCTGGAATCAGCTAGATTATATAGGTGTAGATGCATATTTTCCGGTTTCTGATAGTAAAACACCAACTATAGAAGAGTTGAGAGAAGGATGGCAGCAGCACAAAAGTAAAATAGAGACATTACAGGAAACTATAGTAAAACCGGTTTTATTTACAGAATACGGATATAGAAGTGTTCATTATACAGGAAAAGAACCTTGGGATTCTAATAGAATACATGGAAATGTGGATCTATTGGCGCAAAGTAATGCTTTAACAGCATTATATGAAGAATTTTGGAAAGAACCTTGGTTTGCTGGAGGATTTCTTTGGAAATGGTATCATAATCATGATGAGGTAGGAGGTGAAGATAATAATAGATTTACCATACAGAATAAACCAGCAGAAAAGCTAATACAATCATTATATAAAGATGACTAA
- a CDS encoding POTRA domain-containing protein, translating to MKRVILLTTLFFCFVNYAQELKIVDLKVQGNKKTKASFIKKIAKVKAGATLDSIAIEEDIKRIKRLPSVAHAYYQVFEAQKEGEYNVFYTIEENFTIIPSANVYTTNDDEFAFRVGLYEFNLFGQNITFGGFYQDDIYSSFGVNLRAPYLFSSKIGLAFNYQNLTTQEPVFLDTGTADYRYNNTSYELLGLYEFNFQNRVELGVNYFNEDYSYKRGATGPGVPLDFDVNKLLYKLIYEYNNLDYDFQYVSGFKSVANFQYVISTENVLPDFLIGWNDFLYYHRVGKKGNWASRLRLGLATNDDSPFAPFAVDNNLNIRGVGNTIDRGTGVIVINTEYRHTLYDKDWFVLQSNVFVDGGSWRNPGGDFGDFGDTQNFRIYPGVGLRFMHKRIFNAIFRIDYGYGVTEDATNGFVFGIGQYF from the coding sequence ATGAAAAGGGTCATTTTATTAACCACACTATTTTTTTGCTTTGTCAATTATGCACAAGAATTAAAGATTGTTGATCTCAAAGTACAAGGGAATAAAAAAACAAAGGCATCTTTCATAAAAAAAATTGCAAAAGTAAAAGCAGGAGCAACTCTGGATTCGATTGCAATCGAAGAAGATATTAAAAGAATTAAAAGATTGCCATCAGTCGCTCATGCGTATTATCAGGTTTTCGAAGCACAAAAAGAAGGAGAGTATAATGTTTTTTATACCATAGAAGAAAATTTTACTATCATTCCTAGTGCGAATGTGTATACGACTAATGATGACGAGTTTGCCTTTAGAGTTGGTTTATATGAATTTAATCTCTTTGGTCAAAATATTACTTTCGGAGGATTTTATCAGGATGATATATATAGTTCCTTTGGGGTTAATCTAAGAGCTCCCTATTTGTTTAGTAGTAAAATTGGCCTAGCTTTTAATTATCAAAATCTTACCACTCAGGAACCTGTTTTTTTGGATACTGGTACTGCGGATTATAGATACAATAATACATCTTATGAATTATTGGGATTGTATGAGTTTAATTTTCAGAATCGAGTAGAGTTGGGAGTAAATTACTTTAATGAAGATTATAGTTATAAAAGAGGAGCAACAGGTCCAGGTGTGCCTTTAGATTTTGATGTTAATAAATTACTATACAAACTAATCTACGAGTATAATAATCTTGATTATGATTTTCAGTATGTCTCTGGATTTAAGAGTGTTGCTAATTTTCAATATGTAATTAGTACCGAAAATGTTTTACCTGATTTTTTAATCGGCTGGAATGATTTTTTATATTATCACAGAGTAGGAAAAAAAGGCAATTGGGCATCACGATTACGTCTTGGATTAGCAACTAATGATGACTCTCCCTTTGCTCCCTTTGCAGTGGATAACAACCTTAATATTAGAGGGGTTGGAAATACAATTGACAGAGGAACCGGAGTAATCGTAATCAATACAGAATACAGGCATACATTGTACGACAAAGATTGGTTCGTATTGCAGAGTAATGTTTTTGTAGATGGAGGTAGCTGGCGAAATCCTGGAGGGGATTTTGGTGATTTTGGCGATACACAAAACTTCAGAATATATCCAGGTGTAGGATTACGTTTTATGCACAAACGTATTTTTAATGCGATTTTTAGAATCGATTATGGGTATGGTGTCACAGAGGACGCTACCAATGGATTTGTGTTTGGAATAGGGCAATATTTCTAA
- a CDS encoding TetR/AcrR family transcriptional regulator: MRPVKVEDKRLMEGLNQVFRSKGYEGASLNELAEGAGLKKASLYHRFPDGKKGIGLAVLSYSSDWLHKNLYELLMDKKVLKEERLETTLTRIKELYGDGKETCVLRSLSMESGMEIFGDQIKEEMDRWIRNFTEFGLEFGLSRDQSTRIAKQGLISIQGSLVVANAMSDNSLFLDTLEDIKLKYKA, translated from the coding sequence ATGAGACCAGTAAAAGTAGAAGATAAACGGTTGATGGAGGGCCTTAATCAGGTTTTTAGATCTAAAGGTTATGAAGGAGCTAGTCTAAACGAATTGGCAGAAGGTGCCGGTTTAAAAAAAGCAAGTTTGTATCATAGATTTCCCGATGGAAAAAAGGGAATTGGCCTTGCAGTCTTATCGTATTCTTCGGATTGGTTGCATAAGAATCTGTATGAGTTACTGATGGATAAAAAAGTTTTGAAAGAGGAAAGGTTGGAAACGACTTTAACCAGAATAAAGGAATTATACGGTGATGGAAAAGAAACTTGTGTGCTTAGATCCTTATCAATGGAATCTGGAATGGAAATATTTGGAGATCAAATAAAAGAAGAGATGGATAGATGGATAAGAAATTTCACAGAATTTGGATTAGAGTTCGGACTTAGTAGAGATCAATCAACGAGAATTGCAAAACAGGGTTTAATAAGTATACAAGGAAGTCTTGTAGTAGCTAATGCAATGTCTGATAACAGCTTGTTTTTGGATACTTTAGAAGATATAAAACTTAAGTATAAAGCATAA
- a CDS encoding nuclear transport factor 2 family protein, producing the protein MKKKFPLPPFTEETAKQKVQMAEDAWNSKDPIAISTAYSLETEWRNRNQFINGQEEVQEFLRDKWKKELNYKLRKELWAYQDNRIAVRFEYEYQNKNNQWYRAYGNENWEFDENGFMEKRYASINDLEISETERKL; encoded by the coding sequence ATGAAAAAAAAATTCCCTTTGCCACCTTTTACAGAAGAAACGGCAAAACAAAAAGTTCAGATGGCAGAAGATGCCTGGAACAGTAAAGATCCAATAGCTATATCAACGGCTTATAGTTTAGAAACCGAATGGCGTAATCGAAATCAATTTATCAATGGACAAGAAGAAGTACAGGAATTTCTCAGAGATAAATGGAAAAAAGAACTCAATTATAAACTTAGAAAAGAATTATGGGCATATCAAGATAATAGGATTGCAGTGCGATTTGAGTATGAATATCAAAATAAAAACAATCAATGGTACAGAGCATACGGTAATGAAAATTGGGAGTTTGATGAGAATGGTTTTATGGAAAAAAGATATGCCAGTATTAACGATTTAGAAATATCAGAGACAGAAAGAAAATTATAA
- a CDS encoding alpha/beta fold hydrolase has translation MKNQKTKRFIVLLVITLTTSVLAHGLPLKNNYETTIEHAVKYKKINIQGIDVAYREAGNPKNPAIVLLHGFPSSSHQYRKVLNALSDEFYLIAPDYPGFGNSDFPSATSYEYTFDNLANTIEVFLEKLKIRSYALMIQDYGAPIGLRIATKYPERVTAIINQNGNAYKEGLGPAWKDVKAFWANRSPETEKALLPVFSIEGLKWQYTHGTRNPENVNPDTWHLDYLRMSRPNAHKVNLDLFYDYQNNIKLYPKWQKYFRDNQPPLLIVWGKNDAFFPESGAEAFKKDVKNIDYNIYDTGHFALEEESKSIIKKIRFFLKKNGVK, from the coding sequence ATGAAAAATCAAAAGACAAAGCGTTTTATAGTATTGCTTGTGATTACTCTTACCACAAGTGTCTTAGCGCATGGTTTACCCCTTAAGAATAATTACGAAACTACTATAGAGCATGCGGTTAAATATAAAAAAATCAATATACAAGGAATAGATGTTGCCTATAGAGAGGCTGGTAATCCTAAAAATCCGGCGATTGTATTATTACATGGATTTCCTTCTTCATCTCATCAATACCGTAAAGTATTGAATGCATTATCCGATGAGTTTTACTTAATTGCACCGGATTATCCTGGTTTTGGGAATAGTGATTTTCCAAGTGCTACGTCTTACGAGTATACTTTTGATAACTTAGCTAATACTATTGAGGTTTTCTTGGAAAAGTTAAAAATTAGGTCCTATGCATTAATGATTCAAGATTATGGTGCTCCAATAGGTTTAAGAATTGCGACTAAGTATCCAGAAAGAGTAACCGCTATTATAAATCAAAATGGAAATGCCTATAAAGAAGGTTTAGGACCTGCCTGGAAGGATGTTAAAGCATTTTGGGCAAATAGATCTCCAGAAACTGAGAAGGCTTTGTTACCTGTGTTTTCTATAGAAGGATTAAAATGGCAATATACTCACGGTACCAGAAATCCAGAAAATGTGAATCCAGATACTTGGCATTTGGATTACTTACGAATGTCAAGACCGAATGCTCATAAAGTCAACTTAGATCTGTTTTATGATTATCAAAACAACATAAAGTTATATCCGAAATGGCAAAAGTATTTTAGAGACAACCAACCTCCACTATTAATTGTTTGGGGTAAAAACGATGCCTTCTTTCCAGAAAGTGGGGCAGAAGCTTTTAAAAAGGATGTAAAAAATATTGATTATAATATTTATGATACTGGGCATTTTGCTTTAGAGGAAGAAAGTAAATCGATTATCAAGAAAATTAGATTTTTCCTGAAAAAAAATGGAGTTAAATAA
- a CDS encoding thioredoxin family protein — MKNIKKLKYSVIFVMLLHTTTTIAQVQWIHDFELGRAIAIEQKKWMVVDFWASWCGPCKRMDDKLWQTTAINSIKDNFVFVKVNFDRKREFAKYFNIKSLPTVLIMDPNKAVIDRKTGYRHTDEYINWFKKIPNLDLENVYTAMIPMIQNRKSSVAHLKLGVAYQNLAMDTSNALIKSVFIKQSNQQFKVILKKSKNEELLDKVQLYKLLNKAIAGKSKSVLKKLNQKTPEDYTSELVHFIKCYCYLKEGNDKALAIEKKQLKNPDMLALLEQ, encoded by the coding sequence ATGAAAAACATAAAGAAATTAAAGTATAGTGTCATATTCGTAATGCTACTGCACACCACAACGACAATAGCCCAGGTGCAATGGATTCATGACTTTGAGCTGGGGCGTGCGATTGCCATAGAGCAAAAAAAGTGGATGGTAGTTGATTTTTGGGCCAGTTGGTGTGGTCCCTGTAAAAGAATGGATGACAAGCTATGGCAAACAACAGCGATTAATTCTATAAAAGATAATTTCGTATTTGTAAAAGTAAATTTTGATAGAAAAAGAGAGTTCGCCAAATACTTTAATATAAAATCGCTTCCTACGGTTTTAATAATGGATCCTAATAAAGCGGTCATCGATAGAAAAACAGGATACAGACATACAGATGAGTATATAAACTGGTTTAAAAAGATCCCAAATCTCGATTTAGAAAACGTATATACAGCTATGATCCCTATGATTCAGAATCGAAAAAGTAGTGTGGCGCATCTTAAGCTTGGAGTAGCGTATCAGAATCTTGCTATGGATACGTCCAATGCTTTGATCAAAAGCGTATTCATAAAACAAAGTAATCAGCAATTCAAGGTGATTCTAAAAAAAAGCAAAAATGAGGAGCTATTAGACAAGGTTCAATTATATAAGTTACTCAATAAAGCTATCGCTGGCAAAAGTAAAAGTGTTCTTAAAAAACTAAACCAAAAAACTCCCGAGGATTATACATCAGAGCTAGTACATTTTATAAAATGCTATTGCTACCTTAAAGAAGGTAACGATAAAGCCCTAGCTATAGAAAAAAAACAGCTTAAAAATCCTGATATGTTGGCACTATTAGAACAGTAA
- a CDS encoding BLUF domain-containing protein — protein MLGLEEKSPLEMLQQFAVYFDANLEESLGAATLILNNKHGEGSISLYELFPGLTAWVYNITFNSELVIDLKFSSDRPYYFGYHVSGFQMQKFADETEYHKIRQGQNFILISEPGTSSEFKMSSGIKFESCYLILTPSLLKGSSHNTRKRLEQNLKEIFLQISGERPYRYFGDIDAHTGTFAEIIIKNTRIDLVGRLLTEGAITNLLAAQIEAHDLDHQTDNFQPKLTKSELSKITELGDYIRDNIDDKLTISVLSKYLGFSPRKLQAGVRFLYGYSVNEYVSNVRMEVAKELIYKTNKSVSEICYMVGYSSRSHFSNLFYKRFGILPSKYKDSFYKDTLMYEVSYRSIASDKLNESDVQQIIDVSRINNKKNNITGSLIYYKNVFFQLIEGPKKEVLPLYDKIKEDERHTDVITMWSGSKPYRTFEKWDMSILSDDGMLSIQHQDRVKKLNLEHLLGEIDENAIVSRNLWRKVRTIINVSGKVSKSEL, from the coding sequence ATGTTAGGATTAGAAGAGAAAAGCCCACTGGAGATGTTACAACAGTTTGCTGTTTATTTTGATGCTAATTTAGAAGAAAGTCTTGGGGCGGCTACTCTTATTTTGAATAATAAACATGGAGAAGGTAGTATATCTTTATATGAGCTTTTTCCTGGCCTTACTGCCTGGGTTTATAATATTACATTTAATTCTGAACTAGTTATCGATTTAAAGTTTTCGTCTGATAGACCTTATTATTTTGGGTATCATGTTTCGGGATTTCAAATGCAGAAATTCGCTGACGAGACAGAGTATCATAAAATAAGACAAGGGCAAAACTTCATACTTATTAGCGAACCTGGCACTAGTTCTGAATTTAAGATGAGTAGTGGTATCAAATTTGAAAGTTGTTATTTAATTCTAACACCGTCATTATTGAAGGGCTCTAGCCACAACACGAGGAAGAGACTGGAACAGAACCTAAAAGAAATATTTCTACAAATTTCAGGTGAACGGCCATATCGCTATTTTGGAGATATTGATGCACATACCGGTACATTTGCAGAAATTATTATAAAGAATACAAGAATTGATTTAGTAGGCCGACTTTTAACTGAGGGCGCTATAACAAATTTACTTGCTGCACAAATTGAAGCACACGATTTAGATCATCAAACTGATAATTTTCAGCCCAAGCTTACAAAATCAGAATTATCAAAAATTACAGAACTCGGTGATTACATAAGAGATAATATCGACGATAAATTAACAATTTCAGTTCTTAGTAAATATTTAGGTTTTTCTCCAAGAAAACTCCAAGCCGGCGTTCGATTTTTATATGGTTATTCTGTTAATGAATATGTAAGCAATGTTAGGATGGAAGTTGCAAAAGAGCTTATCTATAAAACGAACAAGAGTGTTTCTGAAATATGCTATATGGTTGGTTATTCTAGTAGAAGTCATTTTTCAAATTTATTTTATAAAAGGTTCGGTATTCTTCCTAGTAAATATAAAGACTCGTTCTACAAGGATACTTTAATGTATGAAGTAAGTTATCGATCGATAGCAAGTGATAAATTAAATGAATCGGATGTACAACAGATAATAGATGTTTCAAGAATAAACAATAAAAAAAATAATATTACAGGAAGTCTGATTTATTATAAAAATGTATTTTTTCAATTAATTGAAGGACCTAAAAAGGAAGTTTTACCGTTATATGATAAAATAAAAGAAGATGAAAGGCATACGGATGTGATCACTATGTGGAGTGGATCGAAACCTTACCGCACTTTCGAAAAATGGGATATGTCAATATTATCAGATGATGGTATGCTAAGCATACAACATCAAGATAGAGTCAAAAAATTAAATTTGGAACATCTTCTAGGAGAGATTGACGAAAACGCAATAGTGTCTCGGAATCTCTGGAGAAAAGTGAGAACAATTATAAATGTTTCAGGAAAAGTAAGTAAGAGTGAGCTGTGA